The Paenibacillus sp. FSL R7-0204 genome includes a region encoding these proteins:
- a CDS encoding phage tail sheath family protein codes for MANYLSPGVYVEEVSSGVKPIAGVGTSVGAFVGIAEKGVIGKAVLVTNWSQFVNEFGQFIPNGYLAYAVYNFFAEGGTSCYVVRAASTDIRPASLAVRDTDNLDLFKVVARSEGEWGNRISVKIGPSSNKQQFGFKMIVQYLLDSDFNNEYSGEDEEGKIVEIFDNMLLINFEEKVNQVSAFVSVKPLVDLTILENMEKTPAFNEAALSLSGGVNGMSPIDFLGDAVKRAGIHAFDTIDGINIVAAPDLADMAYSRGTILDMLNYCKLRKDCIFIVDPPHGLSPLEVKDFKEGAGDYSGNSFNTSYGALYYPWVYINDPLTGKQKLVPPSGAIAGTYAYVDAVRGVHKAPAGTTDGYLDSVVGIEKIITKAEQELLNPGGINVIRSLPEGICVWGARTLSADSEWSYVNVRRLMMYIEESLDEGSQWVVFEPNDPSLWGKVKRNLTAFLTRVWRDGALYGTTQEEAFFVKVDEENNPPAVRDAGQLIIEVGVAPVKPAEFVVIRVSQKTLSK; via the coding sequence ATGGCAAATTATTTATCGCCAGGCGTGTATGTGGAGGAAGTCTCAAGTGGGGTCAAGCCGATTGCCGGTGTGGGCACCTCAGTCGGGGCCTTCGTCGGGATCGCAGAAAAAGGGGTCATCGGCAAAGCGGTACTGGTCACCAACTGGAGCCAGTTCGTCAATGAGTTCGGCCAGTTTATCCCCAATGGCTATCTGGCTTATGCCGTGTATAACTTTTTTGCGGAGGGAGGCACCTCCTGCTACGTAGTGAGAGCCGCATCCACCGATATCCGTCCGGCTTCGCTTGCGGTTCGCGATACCGATAATCTGGATTTGTTCAAGGTAGTTGCACGTTCGGAAGGGGAGTGGGGCAACCGCATTTCGGTCAAGATCGGCCCGTCCTCCAACAAACAGCAATTTGGCTTCAAGATGATTGTGCAGTATTTGCTGGACAGTGATTTCAATAATGAATACAGCGGAGAAGACGAAGAGGGCAAAATCGTCGAAATTTTCGACAACATGCTGCTGATTAATTTTGAAGAAAAGGTGAATCAGGTATCCGCCTTTGTCAGTGTGAAGCCGCTGGTGGACCTGACCATTCTGGAGAATATGGAGAAAACGCCAGCGTTCAATGAAGCAGCTCTGTCCCTCAGCGGCGGTGTGAACGGGATGTCCCCGATTGACTTCCTGGGGGATGCGGTCAAGCGGGCCGGTATCCACGCGTTCGATACGATTGACGGCATCAACATTGTAGCAGCTCCAGACCTTGCAGATATGGCGTACAGCCGGGGCACCATCCTGGATATGCTGAATTACTGCAAGCTGAGAAAAGACTGCATCTTCATCGTAGATCCTCCGCATGGCTTAAGCCCGCTGGAGGTCAAGGATTTCAAGGAGGGGGCGGGCGATTATTCGGGCAATTCATTCAATACATCCTACGGCGCCTTGTACTATCCTTGGGTCTACATTAATGATCCGCTGACCGGGAAGCAGAAGCTTGTGCCGCCGTCCGGGGCAATTGCCGGTACGTATGCGTATGTCGATGCCGTTCGCGGTGTCCACAAAGCACCGGCAGGCACCACCGACGGCTATCTGGATTCCGTAGTCGGAATCGAGAAGATCATCACGAAGGCGGAGCAGGAGCTGCTGAATCCCGGCGGCATCAACGTAATCCGCTCCTTGCCGGAAGGTATCTGTGTCTGGGGAGCCAGAACGTTGTCCGCCGATTCGGAATGGAGTTACGTCAACGTCCGGCGGCTGATGATGTATATTGAAGAGTCGCTGGATGAGGGCAGCCAGTGGGTCGTGTTTGAACCGAATGATCCGAGCCTGTGGGGCAAGGTCAAACGCAATCTCACCGCCTTCCTGACCCGCGTATGGAGAGACGGTGCACTCTACGGAACCACGCAGGAAGAGGCCTTTTTCGTCAAAGTGGACGAGGAGAACAATCCGCCTGCTGTGCGGGATGCCGGCCAGCTGATTATCGAAGTGGGCGTAGCCCCGGTCAAACCTGCTGAATTCGTAGTCATCCGGGTCAGCCAGAAGACCTTATCCAAATAA
- a CDS encoding phage tail protein, whose amino-acid sequence MATGKRLDPYRNYRFRVVIDGIQTAAFADATIPDTSTEAVDYREGIDAPHARKLSGLTKFGNITLKKGLTDSLELYNWRKAIEDKGALKNRKSLSIILVDEEGNDKAQWDILEAWPIKYDVSALSAKGNEVSVESMELVHEGVRRVK is encoded by the coding sequence ATGGCAACCGGCAAAAGATTGGACCCCTACCGCAATTACCGCTTCCGCGTTGTAATTGACGGCATTCAGACCGCAGCCTTTGCGGACGCAACGATTCCGGATACATCCACAGAGGCTGTTGATTACCGGGAGGGTATCGATGCCCCGCATGCGCGCAAGCTGTCCGGCTTGACCAAATTCGGGAACATTACCTTGAAAAAAGGGCTGACCGACTCCCTGGAGCTCTACAACTGGCGCAAGGCGATTGAGGACAAAGGCGCGCTGAAGAACCGCAAGAGCTTGTCCATCATCCTGGTGGATGAAGAAGGCAATGACAAGGCGCAGTGGGATATCCTCGAAGCCTGGCCGATCAAATATGATGTCAGCGCCCTTAGCGCTAAAGGCAACGAGGTCTCTGTCGAGTCGATGGAGCTGGTGCATGAAGGGGTTCGCAGAGTGAAATAG
- a CDS encoding DUF6760 family protein, with amino-acid sequence MVGYPLDRLYEEVAFLTYYLHWDYTAVLNLEHAERDRWCSEVSRINQKLSGGEEKKNFFEA; translated from the coding sequence ATAGTCGGCTACCCCCTTGACCGCCTCTACGAGGAGGTAGCCTTTCTGACCTACTATCTGCATTGGGACTATACGGCGGTGCTGAACCTGGAGCATGCCGAACGGGACCGCTGGTGCAGTGAAGTCAGCCGGATCAACCAGAAGCTGAGTGGCGGGGAAGAGAAGAAGAACTTCTTTGAGGCTTAG
- a CDS encoding phage tail protein, whose amino-acid sequence MKANMLNIGAKRSWVPGYREDPFLAYSFIVEIDGISVAGFSEVSGLSVETQVERKTFGGENHKEFVFLGPTKYSDLTLKNGVTNDEYLWNWYQNVVNGVIRRRSGSICLLDHSGTPKVWWNFIEACPIKWEGPAFNASSSAVAVESLVLTHNGLYRYR is encoded by the coding sequence ATGAAGGCAAATATGCTAAATATCGGCGCCAAAAGAAGCTGGGTACCCGGGTACCGGGAAGATCCCTTTCTTGCTTATAGCTTCATCGTGGAAATTGACGGGATCTCCGTGGCCGGATTCTCTGAGGTCTCAGGCCTTAGCGTGGAGACACAGGTGGAGCGCAAAACCTTCGGCGGTGAGAATCATAAGGAATTTGTGTTCCTGGGACCGACCAAATACTCGGATCTGACGCTGAAAAACGGGGTCACGAATGATGAGTACCTGTGGAATTGGTATCAGAATGTGGTGAACGGGGTCATCCGGCGGCGCAGCGGGTCCATCTGTCTCCTGGATCATTCCGGCACGCCCAAGGTGTGGTGGAACTTTATCGAAGCCTGCCCCATCAAATGGGAAGGGCCGGCGTTCAACGCCAGCAGCAGCGCGGTAGCCGTCGAGAGCCTGGTTCTGACGCACAACGGGCTGTACAGGTACCGGTAA
- a CDS encoding CIS tube protein, with amino-acid sequence MAEKAKIIPLDMPVGAIEVMFNPNEYTVSFEGKYTGEKNNKQFQITETPEFKVSLFYDTYEQRKDVRKKTRQLTSLLDPKVSGKSTKKPPVCMFVWGGFTYRGLLSKIEQKFTMFMDNGTPVRSLLDVTFITDEPDKSVEDSQGLNACRKLWVVKSGDRLDLIANETLKEPLAWRRIAELNRIANPVGFPGKNDIGRTLVIPD; translated from the coding sequence ATGGCGGAGAAAGCGAAGATTATTCCTCTGGATATGCCCGTCGGAGCCATTGAGGTGATGTTCAACCCCAATGAGTACACCGTTTCTTTTGAAGGCAAATATACCGGGGAGAAGAACAACAAGCAATTCCAGATCACAGAGACACCGGAGTTCAAGGTCTCCTTGTTCTACGATACCTATGAGCAGCGCAAGGATGTCCGCAAGAAGACCCGGCAGCTGACGTCGCTGCTTGATCCCAAGGTCAGCGGCAAAAGCACGAAAAAACCGCCGGTGTGCATGTTCGTCTGGGGCGGCTTCACCTACCGCGGCTTGTTGAGCAAGATCGAGCAGAAGTTCACGATGTTCATGGATAACGGCACGCCTGTCCGCTCGCTGCTGGATGTGACCTTCATTACAGATGAGCCGGATAAGTCGGTGGAGGACAGCCAGGGCTTGAATGCCTGCCGGAAGCTGTGGGTGGTCAAAAGCGGGGACCGGCTCGACCTCATTGCGAATGAGACGCTGAAGGAGCCGCTGGCCTGGCGCAGAATTGCCGAGCTGAACAGGATCGCCAACCCGGTTGGCTTTCCTGGCAAAAATGACATCGGGAGAACTCTGGTTATCCCGGATTAA
- a CDS encoding phage late control D family protein, whose translation MGTSVANYKIELNGSKLSAELTAAVEGVTLEDELNLPAVFSIQMNMVNAGSGMWRGTDLTSLKPGDQLKLSLGLDQPEPMISGEITSLDLNFAEHSVLDIRGYDLLHRLRMGTRSKAFLKKKDSEIAGEIAKEHGLTPVVEDTGTVYPYLFQNNQSNYEFLLERAALLDYELFAADKKLHFVKSRSVKAPVLPEMSFKKDFERLNLELRALTRGSKVTLKGWDVKEKKELEAIAKSGEETTKMGGKEGGFTISTAAVGESPIVIMAENLLDMNEAKVLAAAAYNSRLREFIAGEGMCWGNPKLRAGQTVKLMGLGERFSGIYYIVATVHKIDSKGYTTTFKVKRTGL comes from the coding sequence ATGGGCACCAGTGTAGCAAATTACAAAATTGAGCTAAACGGCAGCAAGCTGTCCGCTGAACTGACAGCGGCGGTGGAAGGCGTCACGCTGGAGGATGAGCTTAATCTGCCGGCGGTGTTTTCCATCCAGATGAATATGGTGAATGCCGGAAGCGGCATGTGGCGTGGAACGGATCTGACGAGTCTGAAGCCGGGCGACCAGCTGAAGCTCTCCCTTGGACTCGATCAGCCGGAGCCGATGATCAGCGGGGAGATTACCTCGCTGGATCTGAACTTTGCGGAGCACTCGGTGCTGGATATCCGCGGATATGATCTGCTGCACAGGCTGCGTATGGGGACGAGGAGCAAAGCTTTTCTGAAGAAGAAGGATAGTGAGATTGCGGGGGAAATCGCCAAGGAGCATGGATTGACCCCTGTGGTGGAAGATACCGGAACGGTGTATCCCTACCTCTTCCAGAATAATCAGAGCAACTACGAATTTCTGCTGGAGCGGGCAGCCCTGCTCGATTATGAGCTGTTCGCGGCAGATAAGAAGCTGCATTTCGTCAAGTCGCGGTCCGTGAAGGCCCCGGTGCTGCCGGAGATGAGCTTCAAGAAGGATTTCGAACGGCTGAACCTGGAGCTGAGGGCCCTTACCCGGGGGAGTAAGGTGACGCTTAAGGGCTGGGATGTGAAGGAGAAGAAGGAGCTTGAAGCTATCGCTAAGAGCGGGGAAGAGACGACCAAAATGGGCGGGAAGGAAGGCGGCTTCACCATCAGCACAGCAGCGGTAGGGGAATCACCGATTGTCATTATGGCCGAGAATCTGCTGGATATGAACGAAGCCAAGGTGCTGGCCGCCGCCGCTTACAACAGCCGCCTGCGCGAGTTCATTGCCGGGGAAGGCATGTGCTGGGGGAACCCGAAGCTCCGGGCAGGACAGACGGTGAAGCTGATGGGTCTGGGCGAGCGCTTCAGCGGCATTTATTACATTGTAGCCACGGTTCACAAGATCGACAGCAAGGGCTATACCACGACGTTCAAGGTGAAGAGGACTGGCCTATGA
- a CDS encoding phage baseplate assembly protein V — protein MSEGPGISNFMDSIMNEGRIFGVMVGIVINNDSANHADKPGPGRVKVKIPLMGMPESNWARMASWMAGKERGAFCLPEVEDEVLVAFENGDVNRPYIIGSLWNGKDIPPETNKDGKNNIRLFKSRSGHVLQFADTKGEESITLTSAKGHVIRLDDKGGAEQIHISDKSGKNRIILDTKANKVSVSAGADIEISAGGKLSLSAKSIAMKSSAGTAIEASAGMEVKAAASMTIKGSVVNIN, from the coding sequence ATGAGTGAAGGACCCGGAATTAGCAATTTTATGGACAGCATCATGAACGAGGGACGGATCTTCGGCGTAATGGTGGGGATTGTCATCAATAATGACTCTGCGAACCATGCGGACAAGCCCGGCCCCGGACGGGTGAAGGTGAAGATCCCGCTGATGGGGATGCCGGAATCCAACTGGGCGCGTATGGCGTCCTGGATGGCCGGGAAGGAGCGGGGAGCGTTTTGCCTGCCGGAGGTGGAGGATGAGGTGCTGGTAGCTTTTGAGAACGGGGATGTCAACCGCCCCTATATCATTGGCTCCTTGTGGAATGGCAAAGACATACCGCCGGAGACCAACAAGGACGGCAAGAATAATATCCGCCTGTTCAAATCCCGCAGCGGGCATGTTCTGCAGTTCGCCGATACCAAGGGGGAAGAGAGCATCACGCTTACCTCCGCCAAGGGCCACGTAATCAGACTGGATGACAAGGGTGGCGCGGAGCAGATCCATATTAGCGACAAGTCAGGCAAGAACCGGATCATCCTGGATACGAAGGCGAATAAGGTGTCGGTATCCGCCGGTGCGGATATTGAAATCTCGGCGGGAGGCAAGCTGTCCCTGTCCGCCAAATCCATTGCAATGAAATCATCGGCGGGCACCGCTATCGAAGCTTCGGCCGGGATGGAGGTCAAAGCCGCCGCCAGTATGACAATCAAAGGATCTGTGGTCAACATTAATTAG
- a CDS encoding PAAR domain-containing protein, which produces MGQPAAKQGDRILATDTHIVMLPAGGGLVPTPLPHPFTGILDGALSTNVKIMGQPAATMDSTATNTPAHVPQGGPFQKPPTNKGTISAGSTTVFINGKKAARNGDPALTCNDPADLPAGKVSATGTVLIGG; this is translated from the coding sequence ATGGGCCAGCCAGCAGCGAAGCAAGGGGACCGGATTCTGGCGACCGATACGCATATCGTCATGCTTCCGGCCGGTGGAGGCCTGGTTCCCACCCCGTTGCCGCATCCCTTCACGGGGATTCTGGACGGTGCGCTGAGCACGAATGTCAAGATTATGGGGCAGCCGGCAGCCACTATGGATTCTACGGCTACGAATACGCCGGCTCATGTTCCGCAGGGAGGCCCGTTTCAGAAGCCGCCGACCAATAAGGGGACCATCAGCGCCGGAAGCACAACAGTATTTATCAACGGGAAAAAGGCTGCCAGAAACGGTGATCCGGCGCTGACCTGCAATGATCCGGCCGACCTTCCGGCAGGGAAAGTGTCTGCTACGGGAACGGTCTTAATAGGAGGCTGA
- a CDS encoding GPW/gp25 family protein — protein MEVVDFLGRGWTYPLAVQRGSLRSSGGEDSIRESIILILSTARGERVMRPDFGCRLNELVFSPNTMSTATLLRSFIEEALQNWEPRIEVDDITVTPRSDRSELEVSIDYSIRASNSKYNLVYPFFLESVGK, from the coding sequence ATGGAAGTTGTAGATTTTTTGGGACGGGGCTGGACGTATCCGCTCGCTGTCCAGCGGGGCAGTCTCCGATCCTCCGGTGGAGAAGACTCCATCCGGGAATCGATCATTCTGATTCTGTCAACGGCCCGCGGCGAGCGGGTCATGCGGCCGGATTTCGGCTGCAGACTGAATGAGCTGGTGTTCTCGCCCAATACCATGAGCACCGCAACCTTGCTGCGAAGCTTCATTGAAGAAGCCTTGCAGAACTGGGAGCCGCGCATTGAAGTGGACGACATTACGGTTACCCCGCGCTCAGACCGCTCCGAGCTTGAGGTGTCCATTGACTATTCGATCAGGGCCAGCAACAGCAAATATAATCTGGTCTATCCATTCTTCCTTGAAAGCGTGGGGAAATAA
- a CDS encoding putative baseplate assembly protein — translation MPNQMPIIDKRDQEQLVPELRRLIYQYCSREWTDVPELEADKKADALVHIFTGMMSKVISRLNQAPAKNFTSFLNLIGIHPTPPRAAKVPLLFRLKPDSGSYNTVPAGTRVSAQPEQGAEVVFETDKDLTITMAQPVRAVSLDPQEDQWSNQDHLLAGGAAGRPARLFRGDSTLVHRLYLGHTELLGFQEAGSSLSVYFNKPDAAALSKAAPEQDRTGDLLNHIDWFCFDEEGNSMQLYPSSIAEAQEDEDALWRAVVRFDRLTGVHTKTLAGYEPSGALREWPGKWIFAELKKPITAGTRMPDIEDIRLELNVVSPQPLPPDVTVNNGNLLDMGKDYYPLGDKPRINDTFYIACGEAFSKPGARITLRLELSEPEISKLPDTPYVRLGWEYWNGQEWLAITGLEERTDEGGAAYAGAALRAVSSLTASGTLSFVCPGIQKLTLGGEEQYWVRARITGGNYGEDAKYEYQDEEVKLGEGSINVAKLKVTQATYAPPSIRKLSIAYSYTLEAHPQTVLTENNFSFADKSAACRNEGEYFKPFYPCTETEPTFYLGFDRDISDLPVSLFFPLTGEQLGRPVVAWEYWDGRRWLTLSVNDEIRGFTRREILQFAVPGDIVRRPLFGTEQYWIRARLDEGRFEIVPQVDAILANAVWARNSNTVAGELLGSSNGEENQTVQLSKIPVLPGQLLKVREATGQGTWIPWEEVNTFSVSGLDSRHYMLDRSTGMIMFGDGRSGMIPPMGTDNIVCDYKHGGGASGNVAVGSVSRIWDSYSWLDSVTNPVAADGGFDQEEAEQAELRGPHTLKSWNRGVTAEDMEWLVREAMPQIAKVKCLSAMNRELEFTPGRATLIVVPETDDPRPVPSQELRSEIEAYLCERISAPLNTAVPGIEVVGPDYVRTAVEATVAFTSPDQRKVAEGRIIDNLKQFFHPLKGADGNTGWELGQNLYVSEVYAVIKNTPGVDYVSDVVVKASVQCFTLKLEPLENGPYKPQAAYPKYSLVRSEDNALQFALAEPVDAGDEVKSLVLRGFKENGIIRLRYRSREPVELIVLSIDGDMLECQTLDEEPLAESYPEGSDLEFGLPGDLTVRTFILNRLDSGTVTFVVKTAVFEEKDIVFLSRTDEYINTTPLKIRTLASGNIHLEEDELICGGLHLVNKPEEHPFPYLMDKRAGLLHDLTATTAACGLETIRREERRYLTGLSGIPDTVVRCPHCNTLEP, via the coding sequence ATGCCAAACCAAATGCCTATTATTGATAAACGGGATCAGGAACAGCTGGTTCCCGAGCTACGACGCCTAATCTACCAATACTGCAGCCGGGAATGGACGGATGTGCCGGAGCTTGAGGCAGACAAGAAGGCAGATGCCCTGGTCCATATCTTCACCGGGATGATGAGCAAAGTGATCAGCCGGTTGAATCAGGCGCCTGCGAAGAATTTCACCTCCTTCCTGAATCTGATCGGCATTCATCCTACTCCGCCCCGTGCTGCCAAAGTTCCGCTGCTCTTCCGGCTGAAGCCAGATTCGGGCAGCTATAACACGGTTCCGGCCGGAACCCGGGTATCCGCCCAGCCGGAGCAGGGGGCGGAGGTGGTTTTTGAGACGGATAAGGATTTGACCATCACTATGGCGCAGCCTGTCCGGGCGGTGAGTCTCGATCCGCAGGAGGACCAGTGGAGCAATCAGGATCATCTGCTAGCCGGGGGAGCTGCCGGCAGACCTGCCCGGCTGTTCAGAGGGGATTCGACACTTGTCCACAGATTATATCTGGGACATACAGAGCTGCTCGGATTCCAGGAAGCGGGCAGCAGCTTATCGGTCTATTTCAACAAGCCGGATGCAGCCGCGCTGAGCAAGGCCGCGCCGGAGCAGGACAGAACCGGGGATCTGCTGAACCATATCGACTGGTTTTGTTTCGATGAAGAAGGGAATTCTATGCAGCTGTATCCTTCCTCAATAGCCGAAGCACAAGAGGACGAAGATGCTCTGTGGAGGGCGGTGGTCCGGTTCGACCGGCTGACTGGCGTGCATACGAAGACGCTGGCCGGGTACGAGCCGTCCGGGGCGCTGCGGGAATGGCCTGGCAAGTGGATTTTCGCCGAGTTGAAGAAGCCTATAACCGCCGGTACGCGAATGCCGGATATCGAAGATATCCGCCTGGAGCTTAACGTGGTGAGTCCGCAGCCGCTCCCGCCGGATGTGACGGTGAATAACGGGAACCTGCTGGATATGGGCAAGGATTATTATCCGCTGGGGGACAAGCCCAGAATCAACGATACGTTCTACATCGCCTGCGGGGAGGCCTTCTCGAAGCCGGGTGCCCGGATTACGCTGAGGTTGGAGCTGTCAGAGCCGGAGATCAGCAAGCTGCCGGACACACCGTATGTGAGACTCGGCTGGGAATATTGGAACGGGCAGGAATGGCTTGCGATCACCGGTCTTGAGGAGAGAACGGACGAAGGCGGTGCAGCTTATGCCGGCGCTGCCCTCCGTGCGGTGAGCAGCCTTACTGCCAGCGGAACGCTGAGCTTCGTCTGTCCGGGTATCCAGAAGCTGACGCTGGGCGGTGAAGAGCAGTACTGGGTCCGGGCCCGCATCACCGGCGGGAATTACGGCGAGGATGCGAAATACGAATATCAGGATGAAGAGGTCAAGCTGGGAGAAGGCAGCATCAATGTAGCCAAGCTCAAGGTGACCCAGGCCACATACGCGCCGCCTTCCATCCGTAAGCTCAGCATTGCCTACAGCTACACACTGGAGGCGCACCCGCAGACCGTGCTCACAGAGAATAACTTCAGCTTCGCTGACAAGTCGGCGGCCTGCCGCAACGAAGGCGAATATTTCAAGCCGTTCTATCCGTGCACCGAGACGGAGCCGACCTTTTACCTGGGCTTTGACCGTGATATCAGCGATCTGCCCGTGTCGCTCTTCTTTCCGCTAACGGGTGAACAGCTGGGACGTCCGGTAGTGGCGTGGGAGTACTGGGACGGCAGAAGATGGCTGACGCTCAGCGTGAATGATGAGATCAGAGGCTTCACCCGCAGGGAGATTCTGCAGTTTGCCGTGCCGGGAGATATTGTGAGACGGCCGCTGTTCGGCACGGAGCAATACTGGATACGTGCCCGGCTGGATGAAGGCCGGTTCGAGATAGTCCCGCAGGTGGATGCTATTCTCGCTAACGCGGTCTGGGCCCGCAATTCCAATACCGTTGCGGGAGAGCTTCTGGGCTCCAGCAACGGTGAGGAGAATCAGACCGTTCAGTTGTCCAAAATACCCGTGCTGCCAGGCCAGCTTCTCAAGGTCCGGGAAGCCACCGGTCAGGGGACATGGATACCGTGGGAGGAAGTCAATACGTTCTCCGTATCCGGTTTAGATTCAAGGCACTATATGCTGGACAGAAGCACCGGAATGATCATGTTCGGGGATGGACGCAGCGGCATGATTCCGCCTATGGGCACAGACAACATCGTGTGTGACTACAAGCATGGCGGCGGAGCGTCCGGGAATGTTGCCGTAGGCTCGGTATCCCGGATATGGGACAGTTACAGCTGGCTGGATTCCGTAACGAATCCAGTGGCGGCGGACGGCGGCTTCGATCAGGAGGAAGCAGAGCAGGCTGAGCTTCGCGGGCCGCATACGCTGAAGAGCTGGAACAGGGGCGTAACCGCTGAGGACATGGAATGGCTGGTGCGTGAGGCGATGCCCCAGATTGCCAAGGTGAAATGTCTTAGCGCCATGAACCGGGAGCTGGAATTCACTCCGGGTAGAGCGACACTGATTGTGGTGCCGGAGACAGACGATCCAAGGCCGGTCCCGAGCCAGGAATTGCGCAGTGAGATTGAAGCCTATCTGTGTGAACGGATCTCGGCCCCCCTGAACACTGCTGTGCCGGGGATTGAAGTGGTTGGCCCGGACTACGTCCGCACTGCTGTGGAGGCAACCGTAGCATTTACCTCTCCAGACCAGCGGAAGGTAGCAGAGGGCCGGATCATCGACAACCTGAAGCAGTTCTTTCATCCGCTTAAGGGCGCAGACGGGAATACGGGCTGGGAGCTGGGACAGAACCTGTATGTCTCCGAGGTCTATGCCGTGATTAAGAATACGCCGGGTGTTGACTATGTATCGGATGTAGTCGTCAAGGCTTCAGTGCAATGCTTCACGCTGAAGCTGGAGCCGCTTGAGAACGGGCCGTATAAGCCTCAGGCCGCCTATCCGAAATACAGCCTGGTCCGCTCTGAGGACAACGCGCTTCAATTTGCCCTTGCCGAGCCGGTGGATGCCGGGGATGAAGTAAAATCGCTGGTGCTCAGAGGGTTCAAGGAGAACGGAATCATCAGGCTCCGCTACAGATCCCGGGAGCCGGTAGAGCTGATTGTCCTCTCCATCGACGGTGACATGCTCGAATGCCAGACCCTTGACGAAGAACCGCTTGCAGAGAGCTATCCTGAGGGCAGCGATCTGGAATTTGGACTTCCGGGTGATCTGACAGTCCGGACGTTTATCCTCAATAGGCTGGATTCGGGGACGGTAACCTTTGTTGTGAAGACCGCTGTATTCGAGGAGAAGGATATTGTCTTCCTGAGCCGGACGGATGAGTACATCAACACCACACCGCTCAAGATCCGTACCCTCGCCAGCGGCAATATTCATCTGGAAGAGGATGAGCTGATCTGCGGCGGGCTGCATCTGGTGAACAAGCCGGAGGAACATCCCTTTCCATATCTTATGGATAAGCGGGCGGGCCTGCTGCATGATTTGACCGCAACCACGGCAGCGTGTGGGCTGGAGACCATCCGCAGGGAAGAGCGGAGGTATCTGACGGGGCTGTCCGGTATTCCGGACACAGTGGTGCGGTGTCCGCATTGTAATACTTTGGAGCCGTAA
- a CDS encoding phage tail protein: MSKTDGYSYVEYLPRVFQQKAGEPDEQFFLGRFLKAFEAMLSGNTGTAGTESVGMEALLDGLHQYFDPQTAPSQFLPWLAGWVGLQLAEGVEYDGEEDNQERTLAPTQILPLADTRSTVNRKLISSIVQLYKKRGTLGGLAEYLQVHAGEEAAIHIYSYEEPVRLGNSRRIGINTMVGAAEPSYFSVHIILPAYSRSLLQQKVRNLQEVIRKERPFYTNSSLNIEVPSMRLGVYGRVGMETLVGGMTEQ, translated from the coding sequence ATGAGCAAGACAGACGGGTACAGTTATGTGGAGTATCTTCCCCGGGTGTTCCAGCAGAAAGCGGGGGAGCCGGATGAACAGTTTTTTCTGGGACGGTTCCTGAAGGCCTTCGAAGCCATGCTCTCGGGCAATACGGGGACGGCAGGCACGGAATCTGTGGGCATGGAGGCTTTGCTGGACGGTTTGCATCAATACTTCGATCCGCAGACGGCTCCCTCGCAGTTTCTGCCCTGGCTTGCAGGCTGGGTAGGCCTCCAGTTGGCTGAAGGCGTGGAGTATGACGGTGAGGAGGATAACCAGGAGCGCACACTTGCCCCTACGCAGATTCTTCCGCTTGCGGACACCCGCAGCACCGTTAACCGCAAGCTGATCAGCAGCATCGTCCAGCTCTATAAGAAACGCGGAACCCTGGGCGGTCTGGCCGAATATTTGCAGGTTCACGCCGGTGAAGAGGCGGCCATCCATATCTATAGCTACGAGGAGCCTGTCCGTCTCGGTAACTCCCGGCGTATAGGCATTAATACGATGGTCGGGGCGGCCGAGCCGAGCTACTTCTCCGTCCATATCATCCTCCCGGCGTACAGCCGGAGCCTGCTGCAGCAGAAGGTGCGGAATCTGCAGGAGGTGATCCGGAAGGAGCGGCCCTTTTACACCAATTCCAGCTTGAATATTGAAGTTCCATCTATGCGTCTGGGGGTCTATGGGCGTGTGGGGATGGAGACCTTAGTCGGGGGTATGACAGAGCAATAG